In a genomic window of Amblyomma americanum isolate KBUSLIRL-KWMA chromosome 4, ASM5285725v1, whole genome shotgun sequence:
- the LOC144129855 gene encoding uncharacterized protein LOC144129855: MSISGLAPPPPFLPVPGRPAVAWPQWFRIFENYVLASGASDCTPDRRKALLLHSLGVEGQRIFYTLPLPSLDNVKLGEQTATEKTSEDSKGTGDTRPEVSSYDIAVAALHAHFSATSNVVAERHRFSRRVQQAGESVNEYITALRELSATCSFPVEEDSLRDQFVAGISSLSLRERLLLEGSSLSFARAVLLARQFEQAYNDLQEFPSVDVGRINTRGNTPTRTPESDESSKWSHNRQLLSLRFIPAQCSISSLSSQKQALSSLRCHGSLPLCLPETRLRSGA; this comes from the coding sequence atgagcatttctggactcgcgccgccgcccccgttcctgcctgtgcctgggcgacctgctgttgcgtggccgcaatggttccgcatcttcgagaactacgtgcttgcttcgggggcctctgactgcacgccggatcgtcgcaaagcactacttcttcacagcctcggcgtagaaggtcagcgcatattttacacattaccacttccatcgttggacaacgtcaagctcggtgagcaaactgctactgagaaaacttcggaagatagcaagggcacaggcgacacaaggcctgaagtatcgtcgtacgatatcgcagtcgccgctctgcatgctcatttttcggcaacaagcaatgttgttgccgaacggcatcgtttcagtaggcgagttcagcaagctggtgaatcagtgaatgagtacatcactgcattGCGGGAGCTTTCTGCTACATGCTCTTTTCCCGTCGAAGAAGATTCGCTGCGCGACCAGTTCGTTGCTGGTATTTCGTCTCTGAGCTTGCGCGAGCGTCTTCTGCTTGAAGGATCGTCTCTCTCGTTCGCTAGAGCAGTACTACTGGCAAGGCAGTTTGAGCAGGCGTacaatgatctgcaagaatttccttctGTAGATGTTGGACGCATAAATACTCGTGGAAATACGCCTACGCGTACACCAGAATCCGACGAGAGCTCGAAGTGGTCGCACAACCGCCAGTTGTTATCGCTGCGGTTCATCCCGGCACAATGCAGCATCAGTTCGCTGTCCAGCCAAAAGCAAGCGTTGTCATCATTGCGGTGTCATGGGTCACTTCCGCTCTGTTTGCCAGAAACGAGGCTCCGCTCCGGTGCGTGA